Proteins encoded together in one Chitinophaga sp. LS1 window:
- a CDS encoding histidine kinase — translation MKIKPDEWRVTIIVNNLFAVFVFYINYSLLIPRFILSGNYYKYIIYNIPIALACLATPNLVNVVLDYLYGHNPDIRPTNFIIGTILMSAMGLVLAFAMRFSEDWKRMREGKKELENTIKATELVYLKKQLNPHFFFNTLNGIYAMIIKKSPMAPKAVLLLSNLMRYVLYDSDNTLVELEKEVNYVTNYVEMQKMRLSENNHVSLTVKGDMSQVNILPLVFIPFIENAFKYGISSEVESSIIIDIHYIDNYVFFSSINDINENNMPSFYSGIGISNSIKRLDMTYPGKYSLSHLARKGKYYVELKIDLLC, via the coding sequence ATGAAAATTAAACCGGATGAATGGCGGGTGACAATCATCGTCAACAATTTATTTGCAGTATTTGTATTTTATATCAATTACAGCCTGCTAATACCAAGGTTCATACTTTCCGGAAATTATTATAAATACATAATTTACAATATTCCCATTGCATTAGCCTGTTTAGCAACACCCAATTTAGTAAATGTCGTTCTTGACTACCTTTACGGGCATAACCCTGATATCCGCCCAACAAATTTCATCATAGGCACTATCCTTATGTCTGCCATGGGGTTAGTGCTGGCATTTGCCATGCGATTCTCTGAAGACTGGAAAAGAATGCGGGAGGGAAAAAAAGAGCTGGAGAATACAATAAAAGCAACAGAGCTTGTATATTTAAAAAAGCAATTGAATCCGCATTTCTTTTTTAATACCCTGAATGGAATTTATGCAATGATCATTAAAAAGTCGCCAATGGCTCCTAAGGCGGTGTTATTATTATCTAACCTCATGCGGTATGTACTATATGATTCCGACAATACGCTGGTAGAACTCGAAAAAGAGGTCAACTATGTAACGAATTATGTTGAAATGCAGAAAATGAGACTCAGTGAAAACAATCATGTATCTCTCACTGTAAAAGGTGATATGTCACAGGTAAATATACTTCCGCTGGTGTTCATACCTTTTATAGAAAATGCTTTTAAATACGGGATTTCTTCAGAAGTGGAAAGCAGCATAATTATAGATATCCATTACATTGACAATTATGTTTTCTTTTCCAGTATCAATGATATAAATGAGAATAATATGCCTTCTTTTTACTCGGGTATTGGCATCAGCAATTCTATCAAACGATTGGATATGACCTATCCCGGCAAGTATTCGCTCTCACATCTTGCCAGAAAAGGGAAATATTATGTGGAGTTAAAAATTGACCTTTTATGTTAA
- a CDS encoding LytR/AlgR family response regulator transcription factor — protein sequence MLSCIAIDDEPLALDVLKEYIQLIPEVTLFKTFTSKEKAKNYLSDYPVDFIFLDIEMPDLNGVDFYRSLTRKPPVIFITAYSNYAVAGFELDAVDYLLKPIDPERLQQSVNRVLLRMKNTQPDVQSFLTIRHKYQLKNILLSEILYVEGLNDYVKIFTRQESKPIIALMSMKEIAMKLPQQIFLRIHRSFIIPVSDIVSYNSKIVQLKNISLPIGDTYRTNIAQILKSKNS from the coding sequence ATGTTAAGTTGTATTGCAATTGACGATGAACCACTGGCGTTAGATGTGTTGAAAGAGTACATACAGCTCATTCCAGAGGTGACATTGTTTAAGACTTTTACCAGCAAGGAAAAAGCGAAGAACTATCTATCCGACTACCCGGTAGATTTTATTTTTCTTGATATTGAAATGCCGGATCTCAACGGCGTTGATTTTTATAGATCGCTCACCAGGAAACCTCCGGTTATATTTATTACCGCCTACAGCAATTATGCGGTGGCAGGTTTTGAGCTGGACGCGGTCGATTACCTGTTGAAGCCCATAGACCCGGAGCGGTTACAACAATCCGTAAACCGGGTATTGTTAAGAATGAAGAACACACAGCCGGATGTTCAGTCATTTCTTACCATCCGGCATAAATACCAGTTAAAAAATATTTTGCTATCGGAAATCCTGTATGTGGAAGGGTTAAATGATTATGTCAAGATATTTACCCGCCAGGAATCCAAACCTATCATCGCCTTAATGTCCATGAAAGAGATCGCCATGAAACTTCCCCAGCAGATTTTCCTTAGAATACACCGCTCTTTCATTATCCCTGTCAGTGATATCGTATCCTATAATAGTAAAATAGTGCAACTGAAAAATATCTCACTTCCTATCGGGGATACATATCGCACGAACATAGCCCAGATCCTTAAAAGTAAGAATAGCTGA
- a CDS encoding TolC family protein, translated as MKRMMLGFVSWLLLFQANSAAQEKADTLRLKDCIQFALGHHENSLIYANKVTASKEAIRESKSVLLPTVSGNASFDYNLKLQTSVIPAGALSEKELHLQMGSKYSTGAYLQADETLFDKANWLNIKSAKTDKDLADLNLKKQQELIVYNTVKAYYNVLSYAEKVRLLKENEKEYLQLEQILKLRYEQGVVKKSSYDKTRVDLNNIQTEISSNENYYRLALNQLKKEIGADLETEVAISTRIKFDESAPSPGFTNLPLTQLTDYNIDLQQLRKQEIAAQQKKAAFLPTLSLYAKYGVNAYGTKSSDAFNDWFDYSVIGMKLSVPIFSGFKKQSQYQQSKIALTNQQLTAALNARTYKLDFQDANANLYSSYTTLIKNKENLSLASELLSEATVEFKEGKTDLSSYLDTEYSYKESQSNYINSLIDYLNAKVAMEKANGSLLNYVNNLE; from the coding sequence ATGAAAAGAATGATGCTTGGCTTTGTTTCATGGTTGCTGCTTTTTCAGGCCAACAGTGCAGCACAGGAAAAGGCAGATACGTTAAGGCTTAAAGATTGCATACAGTTTGCACTCGGCCATCATGAAAATTCCCTCATCTATGCAAACAAAGTAACAGCATCGAAAGAAGCCATCCGGGAAAGTAAATCGGTACTATTACCGACGGTCAGTGGCAATGCGTCATTTGATTATAACCTTAAACTGCAAACGTCCGTCATCCCAGCCGGCGCACTCTCGGAAAAAGAACTTCATTTGCAGATGGGTAGTAAGTATAGCACGGGGGCTTACCTGCAAGCCGATGAAACCCTTTTTGATAAAGCTAACTGGCTGAATATAAAATCCGCGAAAACAGACAAAGACCTGGCCGATCTGAATTTAAAAAAACAGCAGGAACTAATTGTATATAATACCGTGAAGGCATATTACAACGTATTGTCCTACGCAGAGAAAGTCCGGTTACTGAAAGAGAATGAAAAAGAATATCTCCAACTCGAGCAAATTCTGAAACTTAGGTATGAACAGGGTGTAGTAAAGAAAAGCTCGTACGATAAAACCCGCGTGGACCTGAATAATATTCAGACCGAAATCAGCTCAAATGAAAATTACTACCGGCTGGCTTTAAACCAGCTGAAAAAAGAAATAGGGGCTGATCTTGAAACGGAAGTAGCGATCAGCACCCGGATCAAATTCGATGAATCAGCGCCATCACCTGGCTTCACCAATTTACCATTAACCCAGCTTACTGATTATAACATTGATTTACAACAACTGCGTAAGCAGGAGATTGCTGCACAACAGAAAAAGGCCGCCTTCCTTCCTACGCTTTCCCTGTATGCAAAGTATGGAGTAAATGCATATGGAACGAAGTCTTCAGATGCATTTAATGACTGGTTTGACTATTCTGTCATAGGCATGAAGCTAAGTGTGCCTATTTTCAGTGGGTTCAAAAAGCAAAGTCAATACCAGCAAAGTAAAATCGCACTGACCAATCAGCAGCTGACTGCCGCGTTGAATGCCAGAACATATAAGCTTGATTTCCAGGATGCGAATGCGAACTTATATAGCTCCTATACGACCTTGATAAAAAATAAAGAAAATCTCTCACTGGCGTCAGAACTCCTATCTGAAGCTACCGTGGAATTCAAGGAAGGGAAAACAGATCTTTCATCGTACCTGGACACAGAATATTCCTACAAAGAATCTCAGAGTAATTACATTAATTCCCTGATAGATTACCTCAATGCCAAAGTAGCCATGGAAAAGGCAAACGGCAGTTTATTGAATTACGTTAACAATCTTGAATAA
- a CDS encoding efflux RND transporter periplasmic adaptor subunit, producing the protein MTGKRIITIVVAVIVVGIIFLTLTKNKKKLDEDKKPEDRSKIAVNVLTDTVRKQPLSNTLQLPATLIAKDEGTITAETSGRIDVLHIELGSYVNKGQVVGHIDMTENKIKLSSTELSISKLERDYERNKVLLQGNATNANAVNDARYDLDSKKLEADQLRATISKANIISPVSGTIIEKKVLASEYVSTGGAIASVVNTTTLKARIYVPESRIMAIKAGQKAVITTESLPGKVFHGTVAFISPKGDDNHNFTVELVVDNTNGHLLKAGLYVKATLMENEIVNALQIPKIALAEGVKNPYVYTIVNNKAVAVKITVGRENNDMIEVLSGLSEGQVVITSGLINIVSGNNVHAINKSK; encoded by the coding sequence ATGACTGGAAAAAGAATAATAACTATAGTCGTTGCAGTTATTGTAGTCGGTATTATTTTCCTAACACTGACTAAGAACAAAAAGAAACTGGATGAGGATAAAAAACCGGAAGACAGGTCAAAGATAGCGGTCAATGTACTTACAGATACTGTGAGGAAACAACCTTTATCCAACACCTTACAATTACCGGCTACTCTCATTGCAAAGGATGAAGGTACCATTACCGCCGAGACCTCAGGTCGTATTGATGTACTGCATATAGAACTTGGTTCATATGTCAACAAGGGACAAGTGGTTGGACACATCGACATGACGGAGAACAAAATAAAACTGAGTTCGACAGAATTATCCATTTCAAAGCTGGAACGGGATTATGAACGCAACAAAGTGTTATTACAGGGGAATGCTACCAATGCAAATGCGGTCAATGATGCCAGGTATGACCTGGACAGTAAAAAACTGGAAGCCGATCAGCTACGTGCCACTATCAGTAAAGCCAATATTATCTCACCCGTTTCAGGTACTATTATAGAAAAGAAAGTATTAGCAAGTGAATATGTAAGCACGGGCGGAGCAATTGCTTCCGTGGTCAATACAACTACTTTGAAGGCTCGGATTTATGTACCTGAATCCAGGATCATGGCAATAAAGGCCGGTCAAAAGGCGGTGATCACAACCGAATCTTTGCCGGGAAAGGTCTTTCATGGTACGGTTGCTTTCATCAGCCCCAAAGGGGATGACAACCATAATTTTACAGTAGAATTGGTGGTAGACAATACCAACGGTCATCTATTAAAAGCAGGTTTATATGTGAAAGCCACCCTGATGGAAAATGAGATAGTGAATGCATTGCAGATACCCAAAATTGCACTGGCTGAAGGTGTAAAAAATCCATATGTCTATACCATCGTGAATAATAAAGCAGTCGCTGTAAAAATTACGGTTGGCCGGGAAAACAATGATATGATTGAGGTACTGAGCGGACTGTCTGAAGGACAGGTTGTAATCACCAGTGGCCTTATTAATATCGTATCAGGAAATAACGTACATGCGATCAACAAAAGCAAATAG
- a CDS encoding efflux RND transporter permease subunit — translation MSLTEFSIKRPLFITVIFACLLLFGYLSYRSLNYNLLPKFETNMISITTSYSGASAEEVQTSVTKPIEDAVAAIEGVDRVSSSSQEGASSVSVELTNDADVKQAQLDAERKINQIKSSLPDNADDPVVSRFSTDDQAIMKISLTSSLSDTKLYDFVDNELKPQLTNIPGVAQVDITGGIERQINVMLDNDKLKAYNLSISEVNQAVVYSGATYPAGSLSDNQTRYSIDLNAKVSSPEELKQVIVRQNQDGSRVLLSDVASVTDGHEEESTLNRLNGRPAIGIEIKKQSDANTVKVCQLAAQKLETLKQTYADNHLQYHIASDQSIYTLESADAVIEDIFLAIVIVALVMLFFLHSLRSSSFVLVALPSAMVPTFILMWAFKFSLNMMTLMSLSLVVGILVDDSIVVLENIYRHLEMGKDKRSAAIDGRKEIGFTAIAITLVDVVVFLPLALAGGIIGNIVKEYALVVVFSTLLSLFVAFTLTPLLASRWGKLSHFTNDTVWGRVNGWFESLINQLREFYVTILNWSLTHKRYIIIFITFLIIGTIALVPAGFVGAEFMEQSDRGELNIQLDLASQSSLKQTNQVVSQVEELILKHPEVKDVFSNVGSQSGASIGSNASNNSNLAEVTVTLVDKKERKIKTEDFGKLLREEINTVPGVKPTIKLTGITGNASYGVQMAVKGNNRDSISKAAAIVKQIVAGTAGADYVQYSTKEAKTQISIQLDRDKMSQLGVSVENVGTAIQYSFKGNDNTKYREGGQEYNINLQMDNADRSNISNVRNLNIYNDRGGIVPLNEIAVIKEIQMQGVLERKDRMNSMEIDAATVGRPAGSIMEEIKAKLAKVKLPAGVEVSEEGMNKNQTDSFKNLFLAIGIGILLMYMIMVALYESVVYPFVVLFSLPVALIGAILALALTLKTINIFSLLGIILLLGLVAKNAILIVDFANQQKGEGLPVKNALIEAGKERLRPILMTTLAMIFGMLPMALSTGAGSETKGSMAWVIIGGLTSSMMFTLILVPCVYMIIEGWRVRVNKLFSKK, via the coding sequence ATGAGTTTAACAGAATTTTCAATAAAACGTCCACTATTCATTACGGTAATATTTGCATGTTTACTACTGTTTGGATACCTAAGCTATCGTAGCCTGAATTATAACCTGCTACCGAAGTTCGAGACGAATATGATCAGTATAACCACTTCCTACTCCGGCGCTTCGGCAGAGGAGGTGCAGACCAGTGTGACTAAACCGATAGAAGATGCGGTAGCCGCAATTGAGGGTGTTGACAGGGTGAGTTCTTCTTCTCAGGAGGGTGCGTCAAGCGTTTCTGTAGAGTTGACAAATGATGCCGATGTAAAACAGGCGCAGCTGGATGCAGAAAGGAAAATAAACCAGATAAAGTCAAGTCTTCCGGATAATGCGGATGACCCGGTTGTGTCCAGGTTCAGTACAGATGATCAGGCTATTATGAAGATCAGTCTGACTTCTTCACTGTCTGATACCAAGCTGTATGACTTTGTTGATAATGAATTGAAGCCACAGTTGACCAATATTCCCGGGGTCGCACAGGTAGATATTACGGGGGGCATAGAGCGGCAAATCAATGTGATGCTGGATAATGATAAACTGAAAGCCTACAACCTGTCTATCAGTGAGGTCAACCAGGCCGTTGTTTACAGTGGTGCAACTTATCCTGCGGGGTCTCTTTCCGATAACCAGACACGGTATTCTATTGATCTGAATGCAAAAGTATCAAGTCCTGAAGAATTAAAGCAGGTTATTGTCAGGCAGAACCAGGATGGAAGCAGGGTCTTACTGAGTGATGTGGCTTCGGTTACAGATGGGCATGAGGAAGAAAGCACCCTGAACCGTCTGAATGGAAGGCCTGCGATCGGTATAGAGATTAAAAAGCAATCTGATGCCAATACGGTGAAAGTTTGTCAGCTGGCAGCCCAAAAACTGGAAACATTAAAACAAACATATGCAGATAATCACCTGCAGTACCATATCGCCTCTGACCAGTCGATATATACACTGGAATCGGCAGATGCGGTAATTGAAGATATATTTCTGGCGATTGTGATTGTGGCACTGGTGATGTTGTTCTTTTTGCATAGCCTTCGCAGCTCAAGTTTTGTACTGGTAGCGCTCCCGTCTGCCATGGTACCGACCTTTATATTGATGTGGGCATTCAAATTCTCCCTAAACATGATGACACTTATGAGTTTGTCATTGGTAGTAGGGATCCTGGTAGATGATAGTATAGTTGTACTGGAAAACATTTACCGGCACCTTGAAATGGGGAAAGATAAACGGAGTGCTGCGATCGATGGCCGCAAAGAAATCGGGTTTACCGCCATTGCCATTACACTGGTGGACGTGGTTGTTTTTCTTCCATTAGCACTGGCAGGTGGGATCATTGGAAACATCGTGAAAGAATATGCCCTGGTAGTTGTTTTCTCCACCCTGCTCAGTTTATTTGTTGCATTTACATTAACGCCCTTACTGGCATCCAGGTGGGGCAAACTAAGTCATTTTACAAATGATACGGTGTGGGGGAGAGTTAACGGCTGGTTTGAGTCATTAATCAACCAGTTGCGGGAGTTCTACGTCACAATATTGAACTGGTCACTGACGCATAAAAGATATATCATCATCTTTATCACATTCCTCATTATAGGTACCATTGCATTGGTACCGGCGGGATTTGTTGGTGCTGAATTTATGGAGCAGAGTGACAGGGGAGAATTAAATATCCAGCTGGACCTGGCTTCACAAAGTTCATTGAAACAGACCAACCAGGTGGTATCACAGGTAGAGGAGCTGATCTTAAAACATCCGGAAGTGAAGGATGTATTTTCAAATGTGGGCAGTCAGTCCGGTGCGAGCATTGGCTCAAATGCTTCCAATAACAGTAACCTGGCAGAGGTGACGGTCACATTGGTAGACAAAAAAGAACGGAAGATTAAAACAGAAGACTTCGGGAAACTGCTACGGGAAGAAATCAATACAGTTCCAGGTGTAAAACCAACCATTAAACTAACCGGCATCACCGGTAATGCATCTTATGGTGTGCAGATGGCGGTGAAGGGGAATAACAGGGACTCCATTTCAAAGGCAGCAGCGATTGTGAAGCAGATTGTTGCCGGCACAGCAGGAGCTGACTACGTACAGTATAGTACCAAAGAAGCCAAAACGCAAATTTCCATTCAGCTGGACAGAGATAAGATGTCACAGCTGGGTGTATCTGTGGAGAATGTAGGTACTGCTATCCAATATTCATTCAAAGGTAATGACAATACGAAATACAGGGAAGGTGGGCAGGAATATAATATTAACCTGCAGATGGATAATGCTGACAGAAGTAATATCTCCAATGTACGGAACCTGAATATATATAATGACAGGGGTGGCATCGTTCCTCTCAATGAAATTGCAGTGATAAAGGAGATTCAGATGCAGGGCGTGCTGGAGAGAAAGGACAGGATGAATTCAATGGAAATAGATGCAGCCACGGTAGGCAGGCCGGCAGGTAGCATTATGGAGGAAATAAAGGCAAAGCTGGCAAAAGTAAAATTGCCAGCCGGGGTAGAAGTCTCAGAAGAGGGAATGAATAAAAACCAGACAGATTCATTCAAAAATCTTTTTTTGGCTATCGGAATCGGGATACTACTGATGTATATGATAATGGTAGCCCTGTACGAAAGCGTGGTATATCCTTTCGTAGTCCTGTTTTCATTGCCGGTGGCTTTGATAGGTGCTATCCTGGCCCTGGCCCTTACGCTGAAAACGATCAATATATTTTCTTTATTAGGTATTATTCTACTGCTAGGTCTCGTGGCGAAGAATGCTATTTTAATAGTCGATTTTGCTAATCAACAGAAAGGAGAAGGATTACCTGTAAAAAATGCACTTATAGAAGCGGGTAAAGAACGACTTCGCCCGATTCTAATGACTACCCTGGCCATGATATTCGGCATGTTGCCCA